The proteins below come from a single Anderseniella sp. Alg231-50 genomic window:
- a CDS encoding C4-dicarboxylate TRAP transporter substrate-binding protein, giving the protein MLVSAGIQTSDAKVLLRANSQWNETHAGSQVDKWWADEVKKRTNGEVEIKLFFGGALGKAQENLPLLQQGAIDIAMMSPGYFPAQLPFHAAPNSIPMAMAKVEQATELMERLMVEVKAFDDEAKENGVKTLFFHHLNAYQLVCKEHIKGVADMKGKKMRTWGKALPQAVEAVGATPVTMFLPELYEGMSRGTVDCIPFSVDLMMNYKMYEVAKHIHEITIWEGPTNATWISLKSWDKLTPEQQKILQEVSLEAMRKDRDVTIEAGKKAIGELKAKGVQFHEFPEAEQAKWRELNPDFFGDFIKEMAAKGRGEDAAKTIKIWKEVVK; this is encoded by the coding sequence ATGTTGGTTAGTGCCGGTATCCAGACCAGTGACGCCAAAGTACTGTTGCGCGCCAACAGCCAGTGGAACGAAACTCATGCCGGCTCACAGGTCGACAAATGGTGGGCGGATGAAGTCAAAAAGCGGACAAATGGCGAAGTAGAAATCAAACTCTTCTTCGGCGGGGCACTTGGCAAGGCGCAGGAAAACCTGCCGCTGCTGCAACAAGGTGCAATCGACATCGCCATGATGTCACCCGGCTATTTCCCGGCCCAGTTGCCGTTCCATGCCGCGCCGAACTCCATTCCGATGGCCATGGCCAAGGTGGAACAGGCCACGGAACTGATGGAACGGCTGATGGTCGAGGTCAAAGCCTTTGATGACGAAGCCAAGGAAAATGGCGTGAAGACCTTGTTCTTTCACCACCTGAATGCCTATCAACTGGTCTGCAAGGAACACATCAAGGGCGTTGCCGACATGAAGGGCAAGAAAATGCGCACCTGGGGCAAGGCGCTGCCGCAGGCCGTCGAAGCCGTTGGCGCGACACCGGTTACAATGTTTCTGCCTGAACTTTACGAAGGCATGTCGCGCGGCACCGTGGACTGCATCCCGTTCTCAGTCGACCTGATGATGAATTACAAGATGTACGAAGTGGCCAAGCACATTCACGAGATCACGATCTGGGAAGGTCCGACCAACGCCACCTGGATTTCCCTGAAGTCATGGGACAAGTTGACGCCGGAGCAGCAAAAAATTCTGCAGGAAGTTTCTCTTGAGGCCATGCGCAAGGACCGCGACGTGACAATTGAAGCCGGCAAGAAGGCAATTGGTGAACTGAAAGCCAAAGGTGTCCAGTTCCACGAATTCCCGGAAGCCGAACAGGCCAAATGGCGCGAACTGAACCCTGACTTCTTTGGTGATTTCATCAAGGAAATGGCTGCCAAGGGCCGCGGCGAGGATGCAGCCAAGACGATCAAAATCTGGAAAGAAGTAGTAAAATAG
- a CDS encoding TRAP transporter small permease subunit, whose translation MSKARPVWAAWVGKVGLLLAFLSGIAMLLMMIAGSLDIIGTNMFGWPVPAAFEFMATMMVVVVFFALSLAQARKAHLRVEVVYNLMPAAVQYIIDILQYVVTTAFFGLIAYFGWKAAALGFSQGEYASGIVNFPIWPARFALAFGASMMTLQCLIDLIGHILGWQVDDSADSTMGKL comes from the coding sequence ATGAGCAAGGCCAGACCAGTGTGGGCGGCATGGGTCGGAAAGGTAGGGCTGCTACTGGCGTTTCTGTCCGGCATTGCCATGTTGCTCATGATGATAGCCGGGTCGCTGGACATTATCGGAACCAACATGTTTGGCTGGCCGGTGCCGGCGGCCTTTGAGTTCATGGCGACGATGATGGTGGTGGTCGTGTTTTTCGCGTTATCGCTGGCCCAGGCGCGAAAGGCCCATCTCAGGGTGGAAGTTGTCTACAATCTCATGCCGGCCGCCGTGCAGTATATTATCGACATCTTGCAGTACGTGGTCACCACTGCCTTTTTTGGCCTGATCGCCTATTTCGGATGGAAGGCTGCAGCGCTTGGCTTTTCGCAAGGGGAATACGCATCCGGCATCGTCAATTTTCCGATCTGGCCGGCCCGGTTTGCCCTGGCGTTTGGAGCCAGCATGATGACCTTGCAATGCCTGATCGATCTCATCGGCCACATACTCGGTTGGCAAGTTGACGACAGCGCCGACAGCACCATGGGCAAACTCTGA
- a CDS encoding TRAP transporter large permease → MDPIAVGYISVIALFVCLALGIPVAVAMGGVGIVGMYLAVGDLFVTGQLRSLPFATVNEYGLAVLPMFVLMGVLAEASGITTELFKTADMWLRRFRGGLYQAVIIGSATFAAISGSTTVNAVVFTRIAFPQMIKFGYSRSLSIGAIAGAGSFAAMIPPSITMVIYAIMTEQSVGQLLIAGVIPGLLTAVVYLAGIYVLVRLKPSLAPEITSVVSLQERWSALGRIWPIVVLIMLVFGGIYSGIFPPSAAGAAGAAGAFVFALFRMKSLRGWLVPALQDAAFISCIIFLILIGGLLLSRMLVVTGVIDELVILITSVADTPLKFMIMASILYLVLGCFLDTTSMMVVTLPFLFPVVLALDIDPIWFGIVLVKLIEISVITPPVGINLFAVMGAVGNQATFGDVYKGVFPFILFDLIVLVFLILFPELATWLPQTMIDG, encoded by the coding sequence ATGGACCCGATAGCCGTCGGTTACATAAGCGTCATTGCATTGTTTGTCTGTCTGGCGCTCGGTATTCCGGTCGCGGTGGCGATGGGTGGGGTCGGTATTGTCGGCATGTATCTGGCCGTTGGCGATTTGTTTGTCACCGGCCAACTGCGCTCACTGCCATTTGCAACAGTGAATGAATACGGCCTCGCCGTCCTGCCCATGTTCGTGTTGATGGGTGTGCTGGCCGAAGCCTCAGGCATCACCACGGAGCTTTTCAAGACCGCAGACATGTGGTTGCGCAGGTTCAGGGGCGGTCTCTATCAAGCTGTGATTATCGGCTCGGCAACATTTGCAGCCATCTCGGGTTCAACAACGGTCAATGCGGTTGTTTTTACCCGGATCGCCTTTCCGCAAATGATCAAGTTTGGCTATTCACGCAGCCTGTCCATCGGTGCCATCGCCGGCGCCGGCAGCTTTGCCGCAATGATTCCGCCATCAATTACAATGGTCATCTACGCAATCATGACCGAGCAGTCGGTTGGGCAATTGCTCATTGCCGGCGTCATTCCCGGCCTGCTGACCGCCGTAGTCTATCTTGCCGGCATCTATGTCCTGGTACGTCTGAAACCTTCTCTGGCACCTGAGATCACCAGTGTTGTCAGCCTGCAGGAGCGATGGAGCGCATTGGGCAGGATCTGGCCAATCGTGGTTTTGATCATGCTGGTCTTCGGCGGTATTTATTCAGGTATCTTCCCGCCGTCTGCCGCCGGTGCGGCAGGTGCGGCAGGTGCGTTTGTCTTTGCGCTGTTCAGAATGAAGAGTTTGCGCGGCTGGCTCGTACCGGCGCTGCAGGATGCCGCCTTCATCAGCTGTATCATCTTCCTGATCCTGATCGGTGGCCTGCTGCTGTCCCGCATGCTGGTTGTCACCGGGGTTATTGACGAACTGGTTATCCTGATCACCAGTGTTGCCGACACGCCGCTGAAGTTCATGATTATGGCCTCCATCTTGTACCTCGTGCTGGGTTGCTTCCTCGACACCACCTCGATGATGGTGGTCACTCTGCCGTTTCTGTTCCCGGTCGTGCTTGCCCTTGATATCGATCCGATCTGGTTTGGTATCGTGCTGGTCAAACTCATCGAAATATCGGTCATCACACCGCCGGTGGGGATAAATCTGTTCGCGGTGATGGGGGCAGTGGGCAATCAGGCCACGTTTGGCGATGTCTACAAAGGAGTATTTCCGTTCATTTTGTTTGACCTGATCGTGCTGGTGTTCCTGATCCTGTTTCCGGAGCTCGCGACATGGTTGCCGCAGACAATGATCGACGGTTAG
- a CDS encoding AMP-binding protein, whose translation MNPNFIDAELYKPVMDKTNLTKADGSDHIKIAIPENANIAQDTIGRYAIGPKAQSTALIYEDDAGGLASYTFGELDTLACRFAVSLAGMGVARGEPVAVQTGQAPETAIAHMAIYKLGAVVLTLSHLYGHDTVDHILNDSRARILVTDRPTWDRLGASGERFESLEHIIMRGPDVQDGEIAFDACLDTDASGFTPVETHADEPALLMYTSGSTGMPKGMLHAHRILHAYLPTVTMFYNLELDRDDTVFWSPADWAWVGGLLDLVLPAWQLGQTVVATQQRFDSEWAFEFMSRHKVTHSFMTPTALKRLAEVPNPRSRWDLDVRVICTGGESLPGDVVRWAEEEFGIVCNEFYGLTEFNHLVGNCEALYPIIPGSMGRAYPGRRVAIIDDEGIEQNNDVVGEIASWKPDDPSLFLGYWGQPGVPERMQLGNWLRTGDLAKRDEQGYFWYQGRNDDLIKSAGYRIGPAEVEDSLVRHELVAEAAVIGKPDAERSAIVKAFVRLMPGASASDDLARQLKNHVKTNLAAYKYPREIEFVDSFPLTSSGKIRRGELRRLEIKKVSEGSAA comes from the coding sequence ATGAACCCGAATTTTATTGATGCCGAACTCTACAAGCCGGTGATGGACAAGACCAATCTGACCAAGGCCGACGGCAGCGATCATATCAAAATCGCGATACCCGAAAATGCCAATATCGCGCAGGATACAATCGGCAGATATGCCATCGGTCCAAAAGCGCAATCCACCGCGCTGATCTATGAAGACGATGCGGGAGGCCTTGCCTCTTACACATTCGGTGAACTGGATACACTGGCCTGCAGGTTTGCTGTTTCACTTGCCGGCATGGGAGTTGCGCGCGGTGAACCCGTCGCAGTGCAAACCGGCCAGGCACCGGAGACCGCCATCGCCCATATGGCAATCTATAAACTCGGCGCGGTTGTGCTGACCCTTTCGCATCTTTACGGCCATGACACCGTGGATCATATCCTAAACGACAGCCGTGCCCGCATCCTGGTCACCGACCGGCCAACCTGGGATAGATTGGGTGCATCCGGAGAACGCTTTGAATCGCTTGAACACATCATCATGCGAGGACCGGATGTCCAGGATGGTGAGATCGCATTCGACGCCTGCCTCGACACCGATGCGTCCGGTTTTACGCCTGTGGAAACCCATGCGGATGAGCCGGCATTGCTGATGTACACCTCCGGCTCCACAGGCATGCCCAAGGGCATGCTGCACGCCCACCGGATCCTGCATGCCTATTTGCCGACAGTCACGATGTTCTACAACCTGGAACTTGATCGCGATGACACCGTCTTCTGGAGCCCGGCGGACTGGGCCTGGGTCGGCGGCCTGCTTGATCTCGTATTGCCGGCCTGGCAGCTTGGCCAGACCGTTGTTGCGACCCAGCAGCGTTTTGACAGCGAATGGGCATTTGAATTCATGTCACGCCACAAGGTGACCCACTCCTTCATGACGCCGACGGCCCTTAAGCGCCTTGCGGAGGTGCCGAACCCAAGATCGCGCTGGGACCTGGATGTGCGGGTTATCTGCACAGGTGGTGAAAGTCTGCCCGGCGACGTTGTGCGCTGGGCCGAGGAGGAATTCGGCATTGTTTGCAACGAGTTTTACGGGCTGACCGAGTTCAACCATCTGGTCGGCAATTGCGAAGCGCTTTATCCGATCATTCCAGGCTCGATGGGCCGGGCGTATCCGGGTCGGCGGGTGGCAATCATCGATGATGAAGGTATTGAGCAGAACAACGATGTCGTCGGCGAGATTGCCTCGTGGAAACCCGACGATCCAAGCCTTTTTCTCGGTTATTGGGGGCAACCGGGTGTGCCGGAGAGAATGCAACTCGGCAACTGGCTCAGAACCGGCGACCTCGCCAAACGCGATGAGCAAGGCTACTTCTGGTATCAGGGCCGCAATGATGACCTCATCAAGAGTGCCGGCTACAGGATCGGGCCGGCCGAAGTCGAGGACTCGCTGGTCAGGCATGAACTGGTTGCCGAGGCCGCAGTGATCGGCAAACCGGATGCCGAGCGCAGCGCAATCGTCAAGGCGTTCGTCCGGCTGATGCCTGGCGCGTCTGCCAGCGATGACCTTGCCCGGCAATTGAAAAACCACGTCAAGACCAACCTGGCTGCCTATAAGTATCCGCGCGAAATAGAGTTTGTTGACAGTTTTCCATTGACCAGCAGCGGCAAGATTCGCCGCGGCGAACTGCGCCGGCTTGAAATCAAAAAAGTATCGGAAGGATCTGCCGCATGA
- a CDS encoding thiolase C-terminal domain-containing protein, with the protein MSAGEDIVVLGGGLTKFARERSDGTPIDWMIEAALDGIRDAGVDPAEIEHSLVAYESEILARQLSMGQVIQDALAFCPRPSIRVEAGGGTGGAAIRTAYAYVKSGLCDSILVVGCDAVGRGVTSATVREVYALSGDVDFEMAAGGFFMAYYALMMQEHIRLYGTTEEQMAHVSVKNHRNAQSNPMACMPMAITVDDVLTSPPVVAPYKRLDCAVLADGASSLVIATESWARQHAASWRDRPRVYLTGVGCGTDRVRLGDRPKPYPGLAHFRAKREAAQMAYRMAGIKNPRQDLDVAEVADTYTGAELQAYEDLGFCDYGQSGPLTERGVFDLGGELPTNTSGGLIGQGAPPGAMGLAQAVEILKQLRGECPKERQVEGARRGLTDIHGGTASFSIVSILERRD; encoded by the coding sequence ATGAGCGCAGGCGAAGACATTGTCGTGCTTGGCGGCGGGTTGACCAAGTTTGCCCGCGAGCGCAGTGATGGTACGCCGATCGACTGGATGATCGAGGCTGCCCTGGACGGTATCCGGGACGCCGGCGTCGATCCAGCTGAGATCGAGCACTCGCTTGTTGCCTATGAAAGCGAAATCCTCGCGCGGCAATTATCGATGGGCCAGGTCATCCAGGACGCGCTGGCGTTCTGCCCCAGGCCAAGCATCCGCGTCGAAGCCGGCGGCGGCACCGGTGGTGCAGCCATCAGAACCGCCTATGCCTATGTCAAATCGGGATTGTGTGACTCCATTCTGGTTGTCGGCTGCGACGCTGTCGGGCGCGGCGTTACATCGGCCACGGTGCGTGAAGTCTATGCTTTGTCCGGTGACGTTGATTTCGAAATGGCTGCGGGCGGCTTCTTCATGGCCTATTACGCCTTGATGATGCAGGAGCATATCCGGCTTTACGGCACCACCGAGGAACAGATGGCCCACGTATCGGTCAAAAACCATCGCAATGCCCAGAGCAATCCGATGGCCTGCATGCCAATGGCCATTACCGTAGACGATGTGCTCACCTCACCGCCCGTTGTTGCCCCCTACAAGCGTCTTGACTGCGCAGTCCTGGCCGACGGCGCGTCGAGCCTGGTCATCGCCACGGAAAGCTGGGCCAGGCAGCATGCAGCCAGCTGGCGCGATCGGCCCAGGGTTTATCTCACCGGTGTTGGCTGCGGCACTGACCGGGTGCGTCTCGGCGACCGCCCCAAACCCTATCCGGGCCTGGCTCATTTCCGCGCCAAAAGGGAAGCTGCCCAAATGGCCTACCGGATGGCCGGCATCAAAAACCCGAGACAGGATCTGGATGTCGCTGAGGTTGCCGATACCTATACCGGTGCAGAACTGCAGGCTTATGAAGATCTCGGGTTTTGCGACTATGGTCAAAGCGGCCCGCTGACCGAGCGCGGGGTCTTTGACCTTGGCGGCGAGCTGCCAACCAACACGTCCGGCGGGCTGATCGGCCAGGGCGCGCCACCCGGCGCCATGGGGCTGGCCCAGGCTGTTGAAATTCTTAAACAGCTACGTGGCGAATGCCCGAAAGAACGTCAGGTTGAGGGCGCCCGGCGCGGCCTGACTGATATTCACGGCGGGACCGCAAGCTTTTCAATCGTATCAATCTTGGAACGCAGGGACTAG
- a CDS encoding zinc ribbon domain-containing protein, with protein sequence MADLVKRKLDVIENADPSGRSGSDDPWHAFRNVERLDMELHFQFKHSLGKVSPFFLALEEKRLLATRCPECGKVWMPPRVHCGDDLAITEWVEVADNGVLEAASLSAYTLTTGGGKDTLILGYVTLEGTDTAMLQQIRNCPDHEKLVPGAAMTVKWATEPVDHPMQLFWFELAD encoded by the coding sequence ATGGCAGACCTGGTGAAACGCAAACTTGATGTAATCGAAAATGCCGATCCATCCGGCCGATCGGGCAGCGACGATCCCTGGCATGCATTTCGTAACGTCGAGCGGCTGGACATGGAACTGCACTTTCAGTTCAAGCACTCACTCGGCAAGGTGTCACCGTTCTTTCTGGCGTTGGAAGAAAAGCGGCTTTTGGCGACCCGTTGCCCTGAATGCGGCAAGGTCTGGATGCCGCCCCGGGTTCATTGCGGCGATGACCTTGCGATAACCGAATGGGTGGAAGTGGCCGACAATGGCGTGCTGGAGGCCGCTTCGCTCAGTGCCTACACGCTGACCACTGGCGGCGGCAAGGACACTTTGATTTTGGGCTATGTAACGCTGGAGGGCACCGACACGGCAATGCTGCAACAAATCCGCAATTGCCCAGACCACGAAAAGCTGGTGCCCGGTGCAGCCATGACCGTCAAATGGGCGACAGAGCCGGTCGATCACCCGATGCAGTTGTTCTGGTTTGAATTGGCGGATTAG
- a CDS encoding acyl-CoA dehydrogenase family protein: MNFELSNEQEMIVRTIRAFVERELYPHEDEVERLRSVPQGIADDIKRKAIDLGLFAPNFPVDLGGGGLDAVTMVLVDRELGRANLALQYCVARPSNILRAATGSQIEEYLLPTVRGERLDCVAMTEPEAGSDLRSMRTRAVRDGDDFVINGTKHFISKADIADFIVLFAATDMVDTPRGARNRVSGFFIDKDTPGINVRDGYHCLSHHGYNNCIIELDNCRVPARNLLGAEHCGFELANTWLGATRLQVAAMCLGRGHRALELSSAWARSRVQFGKPIAANQGVSFKLADMATQLAAGELLTLQSAFKVDNGTATPADPAMAKLFVTEMLAKLADDAVQIHGGMGVMEELPIARIWRDARVERIWDGTSEIQRHIIARDLLKAHDGPTPEAHA; the protein is encoded by the coding sequence CTGAATTTCGAGTTGAGCAACGAACAGGAGATGATCGTCCGCACGATCCGCGCCTTCGTTGAAAGAGAGCTCTATCCACATGAGGATGAGGTCGAGCGGTTGCGGTCGGTGCCACAAGGAATCGCTGACGACATCAAGCGAAAGGCTATCGACCTGGGCCTGTTCGCGCCGAACTTTCCTGTTGATCTGGGCGGCGGCGGCCTCGATGCAGTGACCATGGTGCTTGTTGACCGCGAACTTGGCCGGGCCAACCTGGCACTGCAATACTGCGTCGCCCGGCCCAGCAACATCCTGAGAGCGGCAACGGGCAGCCAGATTGAAGAGTATCTGCTGCCGACCGTGCGTGGTGAACGGCTTGACTGTGTCGCCATGACCGAACCAGAGGCCGGTTCAGACCTGCGGTCCATGCGCACCAGGGCAGTGCGGGACGGGGATGACTTTGTCATCAACGGCACCAAGCATTTTATCAGCAAAGCCGACATTGCCGATTTCATCGTCCTGTTCGCGGCAACCGATATGGTCGATACGCCACGCGGCGCGCGAAACCGGGTGTCGGGTTTCTTCATCGACAAGGACACGCCCGGCATCAATGTCCGAGATGGCTATCACTGCCTGTCTCATCACGGCTACAACAATTGCATCATTGAACTGGACAACTGCCGGGTGCCGGCGAGAAACCTGTTGGGCGCGGAGCATTGCGGGTTTGAACTGGCCAACACATGGCTTGGGGCGACCCGTCTGCAGGTTGCAGCCATGTGCCTTGGTCGCGGCCACAGGGCGCTTGAATTGTCGAGTGCCTGGGCGAGGTCACGTGTCCAGTTCGGCAAACCGATCGCAGCAAACCAGGGGGTCAGCTTCAAACTGGCCGACATGGCAACACAACTGGCTGCCGGCGAACTGCTGACCTTGCAGTCCGCTTTCAAGGTCGACAATGGCACGGCTACCCCGGCAGACCCGGCCATGGCCAAGCTGTTTGTCACCGAGATGCTGGCGAAACTGGCAGATGATGCCGTCCAGATACACGGCGGCATGGGGGTCATGGAGGAGTTGCCAATAGCCCGCATCTGGCGTGATGCCCGGGTTGAACGCATCTGGGACGGCACCAGCGAAATCCAGCGCCACATCATAGCGCGTGATCTGTTGAAAGCTCACGATGGCCCCACACCGGAAGCACACGCATGA
- a CDS encoding AMP-binding protein: protein MTWSIKPDQLDNTAFHPSPDGRGFTLDIPANANIAADTVTRHATGAKANKTAVIFETVDGTLQRYSFADLENLATRVAASLQRLGIGRGDRIAIHSAQCPEIIVAHLATYKLGAIATTISQLTGPDAMTHILSDSGARVLFTRDVIWEPFRPERDGYQQLDQVITIGKFADGELPFMDCATADPGDFKSVTTGPEDPALLIYTSGSTGMPKGILHGHRILHALNASLELFYNLELREDNLVFWTGADWAWVGGLNDVVFPSLAFGHTLIVCDHRFDADWSLEFMARHRVTHILLTPTALKRIALVKNARERYGLSLRTIFTGGESLPGETHSALARELGAVCNEGYGMTEVNQMIGNCQKLRPIRPGSMGWEFPGRCVALLDENGQEVGPDEVGEITVSATDPTLFLEYWQQPELTEAIRLNNGWIRTHDLAVRDEDGYFWYRGRTDDLIKSAGYRIGPAEVEDCLARHPAIAEAAVIGSPDAERGAIVKAFVRLAAGVEGSAALTKELQAHVKSRLAAYKYPREIEYVEDMETTTSGKLNRKLLRELEENRKGSKV from the coding sequence ATGACATGGTCAATCAAACCGGATCAGCTGGACAATACAGCGTTTCATCCATCTCCGGACGGGCGGGGCTTCACGCTCGACATCCCGGCAAACGCCAACATCGCTGCGGACACGGTTACTCGCCATGCGACAGGTGCCAAGGCCAACAAAACCGCCGTCATTTTTGAAACTGTCGACGGCACTCTTCAACGATACAGCTTTGCCGACCTTGAAAACCTGGCAACACGTGTTGCTGCTTCACTGCAGCGCCTGGGTATCGGACGAGGCGACCGGATTGCGATCCACAGCGCACAGTGTCCTGAAATTATTGTTGCTCATCTGGCCACCTACAAACTGGGTGCAATTGCGACCACTATCTCGCAGTTGACCGGCCCGGATGCCATGACACACATTCTCAGCGATAGCGGGGCGCGGGTGCTCTTTACCCGTGATGTGATCTGGGAACCATTCAGACCCGAGCGTGACGGATACCAACAGCTGGATCAGGTGATCACGATCGGCAAGTTCGCCGATGGCGAATTGCCTTTCATGGATTGCGCTACGGCAGATCCGGGTGACTTCAAGTCGGTCACGACTGGGCCGGAAGATCCGGCATTACTGATTTACACCTCGGGGTCGACTGGCATGCCAAAGGGCATCCTGCATGGTCATCGTATCCTGCACGCGCTCAATGCGTCGCTGGAGCTTTTCTACAACCTGGAACTTCGCGAGGACAATCTGGTGTTCTGGACTGGTGCCGACTGGGCCTGGGTCGGTGGCCTCAATGACGTGGTATTTCCGTCACTGGCATTTGGGCACACCCTGATCGTTTGTGACCACCGTTTTGATGCCGACTGGTCGCTGGAGTTCATGGCCCGGCACAGGGTTACCCATATTCTGCTGACCCCCACTGCACTCAAGCGCATTGCTCTTGTCAAAAATGCCCGCGAGCGCTACGGGCTTTCACTGCGTACCATTTTCACCGGCGGTGAGTCCCTGCCTGGCGAAACCCACAGCGCGCTGGCAAGGGAACTGGGCGCGGTCTGCAACGAAGGCTATGGCATGACCGAAGTCAATCAAATGATCGGCAATTGCCAGAAACTGCGTCCCATCAGACCGGGATCGATGGGCTGGGAATTCCCCGGCCGATGCGTTGCCTTGCTGGATGAAAACGGACAAGAGGTGGGGCCAGATGAAGTCGGCGAGATCACCGTTTCCGCGACGGACCCGACATTGTTCCTTGAATACTGGCAGCAACCTGAACTCACGGAGGCGATCCGCCTGAACAACGGCTGGATCAGAACCCACGATCTCGCCGTGAGAGACGAAGACGGGTATTTCTGGTATCGCGGGCGAACGGACGACCTGATCAAGAGTGCGGGCTACCGCATTGGTCCTGCCGAGGTTGAAGACTGCCTGGCCCGCCATCCGGCCATTGCCGAGGCAGCGGTGATTGGCAGCCCGGATGCCGAACGCGGTGCCATCGTAAAGGCCTTTGTGCGCCTCGCGGCCGGTGTCGAGGGATCAGCGGCACTCACCAAAGAGTTGCAGGCGCATGTCAAAAGCCGGCTTGCCGCTTACAAATACCCGAGAGAAATCGAGTATGTCGAAGACATGGAGACGACCACCAGCGGCAAGCTCAACCGCAAGCTGCTTCGTGAACTTGAAGAAAACCGGAAGGGCAGCAAGGTTTAA